A genomic window from Bdellovibrio sp. SKB1291214 includes:
- a CDS encoding glycosyltransferase family 9 protein: protein MKILVVSLLRLGDIIQQQPLLKALRDKNPQAEIHLLVNRQFSQVEGLLDGLVDRYFYFDRETLQRGLGEASFNILWSHQQLAELVQTLNAENYGQVLNFTHNKLSAYLLGALQIPQKNGLYHAEGRFQGLENPWLRYFNDRFSGVQPSLFHYVELLGKSFDLPIQKTAAAAATKSKLVLFQCLTSDTKKNWGLLNFKKLKETIESSLVDYKVKVLCAPFEKGTMLAHFSEDELIACDLMGAREVLKQSCLLVTGDTSIKHMAAHLGIPMVELALGSSDFTKTAAFSETSEIISAKVPCAPCGHSQGCSQKFQICAEQITVDQVFAAAWDKLSKKNSPSAFTLGDLDKIAWSLQLDGGSQSHVLSYASTALKCSESFPKNNLGQVLTEATRLQKQFEKWLQALETSLPSRQEISKKAQLKSQDIGQFILTAQDILKSKQDTAGYFQSITETLMTRFSSTLQFHEKMQTALAEVRGLLQSRGQFIHSLEIVLKEGAYYAAGIGQLSIDGFEEAGGSVPRDREDAAL, encoded by the coding sequence ATGAAGATATTGGTCGTCTCGCTTTTACGCTTAGGGGATATTATCCAGCAGCAGCCTTTACTAAAGGCTCTGCGTGATAAGAATCCTCAAGCAGAAATCCACTTATTAGTAAATCGCCAGTTCTCTCAAGTTGAGGGATTGCTGGACGGTTTGGTTGATAGGTATTTCTATTTTGACCGGGAAACTCTGCAAAGGGGCCTGGGCGAGGCGTCGTTCAATATCTTATGGTCGCATCAACAGCTGGCTGAATTGGTACAAACTTTGAATGCTGAAAACTACGGGCAAGTTTTAAATTTTACGCACAATAAGTTGAGTGCTTACCTTTTGGGTGCATTGCAGATCCCTCAAAAAAATGGATTGTATCATGCGGAAGGTCGTTTCCAAGGATTGGAAAATCCTTGGTTAAGATATTTCAATGATCGCTTCTCCGGAGTACAGCCCTCGTTGTTCCATTATGTGGAACTTCTGGGTAAATCTTTTGATCTTCCAATTCAAAAGACGGCTGCCGCTGCTGCGACGAAATCAAAACTAGTTCTTTTTCAATGCCTAACTAGCGATACAAAAAAGAACTGGGGGCTTTTAAATTTTAAAAAGTTAAAGGAAACCATCGAATCTTCACTGGTAGACTATAAGGTGAAGGTTCTTTGTGCTCCGTTTGAAAAGGGCACAATGCTTGCGCACTTTTCCGAAGATGAACTGATTGCTTGTGATTTGATGGGAGCCCGAGAGGTTCTTAAGCAATCATGTTTGTTAGTTACTGGGGACACCAGTATCAAACACATGGCAGCCCACTTAGGCATTCCAATGGTGGAACTTGCCTTGGGTAGCAGTGACTTTACAAAGACTGCCGCGTTTTCGGAAACATCTGAAATTATCTCCGCGAAGGTGCCGTGTGCACCGTGTGGACATTCCCAAGGTTGTTCTCAAAAGTTCCAAATCTGTGCAGAACAAATCACTGTGGACCAGGTGTTCGCAGCGGCTTGGGATAAACTCAGCAAGAAAAATTCGCCATCAGCTTTCACTCTTGGTGATCTGGACAAAATCGCATGGTCGTTGCAGTTGGATGGTGGGTCACAGTCCCACGTTCTGAGTTATGCAAGCACGGCACTGAAATGTTCGGAATCTTTTCCAAAAAACAATTTGGGACAGGTTTTGACTGAAGCTACTCGTCTGCAAAAACAATTTGAAAAATGGTTGCAGGCATTGGAAACTTCTTTGCCTTCACGCCAGGAAATATCAAAGAAAGCACAATTGAAAAGTCAGGATATCGGACAGTTCATCCTGACAGCTCAAGACATACTTAAATCAAAACAAGACACGGCTGGGTATTTCCAGTCGATCACTGAAACTCTGATGACTCGCTTTTCTAGCACGTTGCAATTTCACGAGAAGATGCAGACAGCTTTAGCAGAAGTTCGAGGACTTTTGCAGTCGCGAGGTCAGTTCATTCACTCTTTAGAAATAGTTCTCAAGGAAGGGGCCTATTATGCAGCAGGAATTGGACAATTATCTATCGACGGCTTTGAAGAAGCTGGAGGAAGCGTACCGCGAGATCGTGAAGACGCAGCCTTATAA
- a CDS encoding tetratricopeptide repeat protein, with translation MQMLENQFVQKSSENTGVNTSTETTTPESSGRIYFDSVQALADFESEATLNKTQPNTDPRISKYLQNAEVLSKHGENHLALNLLRQACNIDSKNPATLSMLSRSLEKIGKHEEALFALNAWNKVDYGFDSLAYLAHAFYRMGRDQEALEKYFEALSVITEENDQLFEVYKNMGNIYVRQGDFDGAEEYYNKAYTINTTSDVLLVNFGTLEVQRGDFDKSLYCFRKAVEINPENDKAWVGLAMVHHQFGDAELAWANIDAALDINKRNRTAVHLAANWGLRDRQLAKAIEALEEYLSQVEQDEDMSLVLINLFCTTGQMDQALLEIERVLLWNPDHTEVRNLKKKITPSVKAA, from the coding sequence ATGCAGATGTTGGAAAATCAGTTCGTTCAAAAGTCCAGTGAAAATACCGGAGTAAATACTTCGACGGAAACTACTACCCCAGAAAGTTCCGGCAGAATTTATTTTGATTCTGTACAAGCGCTTGCGGACTTTGAATCAGAAGCCACACTTAATAAAACACAACCTAATACTGATCCGCGCATTTCTAAATATTTGCAGAATGCGGAAGTACTTTCGAAACATGGCGAGAATCATTTGGCGCTTAATTTACTGCGCCAGGCTTGTAATATTGATTCAAAGAATCCCGCAACACTTTCTATGTTGTCTCGGTCTTTGGAAAAAATCGGTAAACATGAGGAGGCTTTGTTCGCATTGAATGCTTGGAACAAGGTGGACTATGGCTTTGATAGCCTGGCATACCTCGCCCATGCTTTTTACAGAATGGGCCGTGATCAAGAAGCATTGGAGAAGTACTTTGAAGCTTTATCAGTCATTACGGAAGAAAATGATCAGCTTTTTGAAGTTTATAAAAACATGGGTAACATTTATGTTCGTCAAGGCGACTTTGATGGCGCAGAGGAGTACTACAACAAAGCTTACACTATCAATACGACGTCAGATGTATTGCTGGTGAACTTTGGTACTTTGGAAGTTCAACGCGGAGATTTTGATAAATCTTTATACTGTTTCCGTAAAGCGGTTGAAATCAATCCAGAAAATGACAAAGCATGGGTGGGCCTTGCGATGGTTCATCACCAGTTTGGTGATGCAGAACTTGCTTGGGCGAATATCGATGCGGCGTTAGATATTAATAAAAGAAACCGTACCGCCGTGCATTTGGCTGCAAACTGGGGCTTGCGCGATCGCCAATTGGCTAAAGCCATCGAAGCTTTAGAAGAATATCTATCACAAGTTGAGCAAGATGAAGACATGTCTTTGGTTCTAATCAACTTGTTCTGCACGACAGGTCAAATGGATCAGGCTTTGCTCGAAATCGAGCGCGTACTTTTGTGGAATCCAGATCACACCGAAGTTAGAAATCTTAAAAAGAAAATCACACCATCAGTAAAGGCAGCATAA
- the fliS gene encoding flagellar export chaperone FliS, with product MMKNAYQKYKQTSVQSASKEKILLMLYEGAIKFTKLAIKAIEEKKIADRGQNIGRAFDIIMELNNTLDHKVGGDIANQLEQLYMFMMEQYTKANISGDAAPLHANLKLLNTLYDGWVQAVEKIKKESDDGKKAG from the coding sequence ATGATGAAGAACGCGTATCAGAAATACAAACAGACTTCGGTGCAAAGTGCCAGCAAGGAAAAAATCCTATTGATGCTCTATGAAGGTGCGATCAAGTTCACGAAACTTGCCATTAAAGCCATCGAAGAAAAAAAGATCGCGGATCGCGGCCAAAACATTGGCAGAGCGTTCGATATCATCATGGAATTGAACAATACCCTTGATCATAAAGTGGGCGGCGATATCGCAAATCAGCTGGAACAACTTTATATGTTCATGATGGAACAATATACCAAAGCAAACATCAGCGGAGACGCGGCACCACTTCATGCAAATTTGAAGTTGTTGAATACTTTGTATGATGGCTGGGTACAAGCTGTAGAAAAAATTAAAAAAGAATCAGACGACGGAAAGAAAGCGGGTTAA
- the fliD gene encoding flagellar filament capping protein FliD: protein MAGIRITGMASGLPPNIVDQLMDAERIPVKQMETKKTEKDEKLKLVKELETKVMDITKNLGELTNVRGFADKKFTSSDTAVVDGQLDPNSAVPGEYSIEVVQLAEKPAAISNGFPDKNETQIGTGYIKFETAEGTKEVYITGKNSTLEGVAKQINNADVGLKAQVLEDRKDKDNPFKLLISGMATGDDNQVTFPKIYLLDGDQDMYFEQSRASKNAKVKVDGFEIELPDNKAKDLIPGVVLDLKSAAPGKTINMSVKENLEAISGKVKSFVDAYNGALGFIQKQHQLQGDKGGNPKLGPLGGDGLLRTIESSLRSAILNPVSGVESPVRHINELGITFNRNGTLELNQDKFNKVLNSNPVGVAAFFRGDGFKTGFVSVIRQTVSSLTNGEYGGIANRKRGLESQIKQIDQRIDNKERQLEKKEDGLRQKFANLEQKMSEMQAQQAKFAAMARQGGG from the coding sequence ATGGCAGGAATACGAATTACAGGCATGGCCTCTGGGCTACCACCAAATATCGTCGATCAGCTGATGGATGCTGAGCGTATTCCTGTGAAGCAGATGGAGACTAAGAAGACCGAGAAGGACGAAAAGCTCAAGCTTGTTAAAGAGCTTGAAACCAAGGTGATGGATATCACGAAAAACTTGGGCGAGCTTACGAACGTTCGCGGTTTTGCAGATAAAAAGTTTACATCGAGTGACACCGCAGTTGTTGATGGTCAGCTTGATCCAAACTCTGCAGTGCCCGGGGAGTACTCGATAGAAGTTGTGCAGCTTGCAGAAAAGCCAGCAGCAATCTCTAACGGATTCCCTGATAAGAACGAAACACAAATTGGTACTGGGTATATTAAGTTTGAAACGGCTGAGGGCACTAAAGAAGTTTACATCACGGGTAAGAATTCGACTCTCGAAGGTGTAGCTAAGCAAATTAATAATGCTGATGTGGGCCTGAAAGCACAGGTTCTTGAGGACCGTAAGGATAAAGATAATCCTTTCAAACTTTTGATTTCTGGGATGGCGACTGGTGATGACAACCAAGTTACGTTTCCAAAAATCTATCTCTTGGATGGCGATCAGGACATGTACTTTGAACAGTCCCGTGCCTCTAAGAATGCGAAAGTGAAAGTTGACGGTTTTGAGATCGAGTTACCGGATAACAAAGCGAAAGATCTGATTCCAGGCGTAGTTCTGGATTTAAAATCGGCAGCTCCGGGTAAAACGATCAATATGTCGGTTAAAGAAAACTTGGAAGCTATCAGTGGCAAAGTGAAGAGCTTTGTTGATGCCTACAATGGCGCTTTGGGATTTATCCAAAAGCAACATCAATTGCAGGGCGATAAAGGTGGTAATCCAAAGTTAGGACCGTTGGGTGGTGACGGACTTTTAAGAACGATCGAAAGTTCGTTAAGAAGTGCGATCCTAAACCCAGTGTCTGGAGTTGAGTCTCCAGTCAGACATATTAATGAGTTAGGTATTACTTTTAATCGAAACGGAACATTGGAGTTGAATCAGGACAAATTTAATAAAGTCCTCAATTCAAATCCAGTGGGGGTCGCTGCCTTTTTCCGTGGTGACGGATTTAAAACAGGTTTTGTGTCGGTGATTAGACAGACGGTCTCCAGTTTAACAAATGGGGAGTACGGCGGTATCGCCAACCGTAAGAGAGGTCTTGAGTCGCAGATCAAACAAATTGATCAGCGTATCGACAACAAAGAGCGACAGCTCGAGAAAAAGGAAGATGGACTTCGTCAGAAGTTCGCCAACCTCGAGCAAAAAATGTCAGAGATGCAAGCTCAGCAAGCTAAGTTTGCAGCGATGGCCCGCCAAGGTGGCGGTTAG